The Methanofervidicoccus sp. A16 genome has a segment encoding these proteins:
- a CDS encoding UbiD family decarboxylase, translated as MIRDLINSIEKIEVPSADRRFGITRILKKYDGTPVYIKDVNGYEVIGNLCNRETISKSLGVPVKDLMRYMLSCMEREKEGELVINNKLKKEYIEDDPSEINNYPIPIYYPKDGGPYITSGVVIVKDKDYGVNASIHRILVREDHLVIRMVEQRHLHCIYTKNIKEGEVDVAIVIGVHPAILLAASTSGDITFNELKYASVLMGRPLELIECDTVDLEVPPGEFIIEGKITEEMEDEGPFVDITGTYDKVRKQPVIRITSLKRKENPIFHALLPGGIEHKVLMGLPQEPRIFKGVRNAVPTVKDVVLTEGGCCWLHAVISIEKRTEGDGKNAILAALASHPSLKHVVVVDEDINIYDPKDVEYAIATRVQADRDVIIIKGAKGSSLDPSIDEDKTTAKMGIDATISLRKNREDFIRAEVPEGDK; from the coding sequence ATGATAAGGGATCTTATTAACTCCATTGAAAAGATAGAAGTACCCTCTGCAGATAGGAGATTCGGTATAACTAGGATACTGAAAAAATACGATGGAACCCCTGTATATATAAAGGATGTAAATGGCTACGAGGTTATAGGGAACCTCTGTAATAGGGAGACGATATCTAAAAGTTTGGGAGTTCCTGTAAAGGATCTTATGAGATATATGTTAAGTTGTATGGAGAGGGAGAAGGAGGGAGAGTTAGTTATAAACAATAAGTTAAAGAAAGAGTACATAGAGGACGATCCCAGTGAGATAAACAACTATCCAATACCAATATACTACCCCAAGGATGGGGGACCCTACATTACCTCAGGTGTTGTAATTGTAAAAGATAAAGATTACGGAGTTAATGCCTCTATACATAGGATACTTGTAAGGGAGGATCATCTAGTAATTAGAATGGTAGAACAGAGACATCTCCACTGTATATATACCAAGAATATCAAAGAGGGGGAGGTGGATGTCGCCATAGTAATAGGTGTCCATCCTGCCATACTCCTAGCAGCCTCCACCTCTGGAGATATCACATTTAACGAGTTGAAGTACGCCTCTGTCCTGATGGGGAGACCCTTAGAACTTATAGAGTGCGATACTGTAGATCTAGAGGTGCCTCCTGGGGAATTTATCATAGAAGGTAAGATCACTGAGGAGATGGAGGATGAGGGGCCCTTTGTAGATATCACTGGCACCTACGACAAGGTTAGAAAACAGCCAGTTATAAGGATAACATCCCTGAAGAGGAAGGAAAATCCTATATTCCACGCCCTACTACCTGGAGGAATAGAGCATAAGGTACTTATGGGACTACCTCAGGAACCTAGGATATTCAAAGGCGTAAGGAATGCAGTACCCACTGTAAAGGACGTCGTATTAACAGAGGGGGGATGTTGCTGGCTACATGCTGTAATTTCCATTGAAAAGAGAACTGAAGGGGATGGAAAGAACGCAATACTCGCAGCCTTAGCCTCCCATCCAAGTTTAAAGCATGTGGTGGTTGTAGATGAGGATATAAATATATATGATCCCAAGGATGTGGAGTACGCCATAGCAACGAGGGTACAGGCAGATAGGGACGTGATTATAATAAAAGGAGCTAAAGGATCTTCTTTAGATCCTTCCATAGATGAGGATAAAACAACTGCAAAGATGGGAATAGATGCCACTATAAGTTTAAGAAAAAATAGGGAGGATTTCATTAGGGCAGAGGTGCCTGAAGGTGATAAATGA
- the rplJ gene encoding 50S ribosomal protein L16 produces the protein MGLRPGKCYRDVDKPPYTRKEYVRGVPQPKIVHFVMGNLSGEFPVEVHLVSKNDVQIRHNALEAARVIGNKYIQSKCGRMGYRMLIRVYPHQILRENKMASGAGADRISDGMRLAFGKPIGTAARVRKGQKIITIYTNPDKIEDAKEALRRCAMKIPAKCRIVVEIKDKDKTSSKK, from the coding sequence ATGGGACTGAGACCAGGTAAGTGTTATAGAGATGTAGATAAGCCTCCATATACAAGAAAGGAGTATGTTAGAGGAGTTCCACAGCCTAAGATAGTCCATTTCGTAATGGGTAACCTAAGTGGAGAGTTCCCAGTAGAGGTTCATCTAGTATCTAAGAACGATGTACAGATAAGACATAATGCATTAGAGGCGGCGAGAGTTATAGGAAACAAGTATATCCAGAGTAAATGTGGTAGGATGGGGTACAGGATGTTGATTAGGGTGTACCCGCATCAGATACTTAGGGAAAATAAGATGGCCTCTGGTGCTGGGGCAGATAGAATCTCCGATGGGATGAGACTTGCATTTGGAAAACCTATCGGTACTGCAGCAAGGGTAAGAAAGGGACAGAAAATTATTACTATATATACCAATCCAGACAAGATAGAGGACGCCAAAGAGGCTCTAAGAAGATGTGCCATGAAGATACCTGCTAAGTGTAGAATAGTTGTGGAGATAAAGGATAAGGATAAGACATCCTCTAAAAAATAA
- the lonB gene encoding ATP-dependent protease LonB, translating to MFSVKFKTTEELPEPSPRLIDQIIGQDEALSIVLSAVKNKRHVILLGDPGVGKSMIVKAVGELIEKSPSSDFKPYTIISKPNLKNPEKPIVELIEGTYKEDVEDIKPKVIKQPPGLLTLMLIMIFFTLIMSYLVRGISQTHLLAVITTTAIVSFALAFVVVFLAMFGATRGAMSNTVSPLDLKPVVLYECKKRPVVKASAYNVTKLLGDVRHCPLGGKPPLGTPPHKRIILGAIHEAHKGILYVDEIKTMPPEVQDYILTALQDKCLSISGRNPNSSGATVETNPIPCDFILIMSGNMDDINNLRAPLLDRIDYKIVLRNKMDNTQENRDKLLQFIVQEIRNNNLNHMTYEACCEIVRIAQLFAGSKDKLTLRLRKLSNIIKMANDIAMGKSIQEIVEELSGDEDTIKKEEKEDKLKSIIEALKIGEKDKKKEKPKDKNTIIEKIEKKVYIDVEHIRKVMESGIYSMSKQVAIDYLREFKRYKHIVPNDTPKIGVIYGLAVIGSDGMGDVTKIITQIVDSKNPGTHLLNISGDIAKHSITLASALSKKYISEGKLPLKPEKDIDLNRKEIYIQFSQSYSKIDGDSATAAVCLSIISALLEIPLKQDFAITGSLDLNGNILAVGGINEKINAAREYGFKRVIIPESNLVDVIDDRGIEIIPAKRLDEIIPLVFEYDSSKK from the coding sequence ATGTTCTCCGTTAAATTTAAAACTACCGAGGAATTGCCTGAACCTTCTCCAAGGTTAATAGACCAGATAATTGGACAGGATGAGGCTCTTAGTATCGTGTTAAGTGCAGTTAAGAACAAAAGGCACGTTATTCTCCTGGGAGATCCTGGAGTAGGTAAATCTATGATAGTGAAGGCTGTAGGAGAACTTATTGAAAAATCACCCTCTAGTGATTTCAAACCTTATACGATAATATCAAAACCTAATCTAAAAAATCCTGAGAAACCTATAGTAGAGTTGATAGAGGGTACTTATAAGGAGGATGTAGAGGATATTAAACCAAAGGTAATTAAACAACCTCCAGGTTTGCTAACACTAATGTTGATTATGATATTCTTCACGCTGATCATGTCATACTTGGTAAGAGGTATCTCCCAGACGCATCTTCTCGCTGTAATAACTACTACTGCCATTGTATCCTTCGCTCTGGCATTTGTAGTGGTATTTTTGGCCATGTTCGGGGCTACAAGGGGAGCCATGTCAAACACTGTTAGTCCATTGGATTTAAAACCTGTAGTACTCTATGAATGTAAGAAGAGGCCTGTAGTCAAGGCCAGTGCCTATAACGTAACGAAGTTACTTGGAGATGTTAGACACTGTCCACTAGGGGGCAAACCTCCTCTTGGAACACCACCACATAAGAGGATAATCCTAGGTGCTATCCATGAAGCCCATAAAGGTATCCTCTACGTAGACGAGATAAAAACCATGCCTCCAGAGGTGCAGGACTATATCCTAACTGCACTTCAGGACAAATGTCTCTCTATAAGTGGTAGAAATCCGAACTCCAGTGGTGCAACAGTAGAGACAAATCCAATACCATGTGATTTTATCCTCATCATGTCTGGAAACATGGACGACATCAACAACTTAAGGGCACCACTTTTAGATAGAATAGACTACAAGATTGTACTGAGAAACAAAATGGATAACACTCAGGAGAACAGGGATAAACTTCTACAGTTCATAGTACAGGAGATAAGAAACAACAACTTAAATCACATGACTTACGAGGCATGTTGTGAGATAGTTAGAATAGCCCAGTTGTTTGCAGGTTCCAAGGATAAATTAACCTTGAGACTTAGGAAACTCTCTAACATAATAAAGATGGCAAACGATATTGCGATGGGTAAGAGTATTCAGGAGATAGTGGAGGAACTCTCTGGGGACGAAGATACGATTAAAAAGGAGGAAAAAGAGGATAAGTTAAAGAGCATTATAGAGGCGTTAAAGATTGGTGAAAAGGATAAAAAGAAGGAGAAACCTAAGGATAAAAATACAATAATAGAGAAAATAGAGAAGAAGGTATATATAGACGTGGAACACATCCGTAAAGTTATGGAAAGTGGTATATATAGTATGTCAAAACAGGTTGCTATAGACTATCTTAGGGAGTTTAAGAGGTATAAACACATAGTCCCAAATGACACACCAAAGATAGGAGTTATATATGGGTTGGCAGTAATAGGTTCAGATGGTATGGGAGATGTAACGAAGATCATCACCCAGATAGTAGACTCCAAGAATCCTGGTACCCATCTCTTAAATATAAGTGGAGATATTGCAAAACACAGTATTACCTTGGCATCTGCCCTCTCTAAGAAGTACATATCTGAAGGTAAGTTGCCACTGAAACCAGAGAAGGATATAGATCTAAATAGAAAGGAGATATACATCCAATTCAGTCAGTCCTACTCAAAGATAGATGGAGACAGTGCAACTGCTGCAGTATGTCTCAGTATTATATCTGCCCTCCTTGAGATACCTTTAAAACAGGACTTTGCAATAACTGGAAGTTTAGACTTAAATGGCAATATTCTCGCTGTTGGAGGTATAAACGAAAAGATAAACGCTGCAAGGGAGTATGGATTTAAGAGGGTTATCATTCCAGAGTCCAACCTAGTAGATGTGATAGACGATAGAGGTATCGAGATCATTCCTGCCAAGAGGTTAGATGAGATAATACCTTTAGTATTTGAATACGATAGTAGTAAAAAATAA
- the hycI gene encoding hydrogenase maturation peptidase HycI, with protein sequence MDNLNILEKQLKNCRKLAILGIGNTIRGDDGLGVFIIKSIVKHYTNKYPQQNLNINREVNKIFDKVILINCGTVPENFTDILKEEKPDKIVIIDAAVMGEKPGTIKLIDVENIHSVGFSTHSLPLNVMVKYLMRYIDSEIFIVGMEPKNLDFGVEELSGEIYRISLEFTRILIDIIDSILEKQ encoded by the coding sequence TTGGACAATTTAAATATTCTAGAAAAGCAACTGAAAAACTGTAGAAAGTTAGCAATTTTAGGTATAGGAAACACCATAAGAGGGGACGACGGTTTAGGTGTATTTATCATAAAGAGTATAGTAAAACATTATACAAATAAATATCCCCAGCAAAATTTAAATATAAACAGGGAAGTAAATAAGATTTTCGATAAGGTAATACTGATAAACTGTGGAACTGTTCCTGAAAACTTTACAGATATTTTAAAGGAGGAAAAACCTGATAAAATAGTTATTATAGATGCTGCAGTAATGGGGGAGAAACCTGGAACTATAAAGTTGATAGATGTGGAGAATATACATAGTGTAGGATTTTCAACACACTCCTTACCACTTAACGTAATGGTTAAATACTTAATGAGGTATATAGACAGTGAAATATTTATAGTAGGCATGGAACCTAAAAATTTGGATTTTGGAGTAGAGGAGTTGTCAGGGGAAATTTACAGGATAAGTTTAGAATTTACAAGAATTTTAATAGATATAATAGATTCTATTTTAGAAAAACAATAA
- a CDS encoding cation:proton antiporter subunit C, producing the protein MDLQLASFITAGALVVLGLYGFFFVDNVIKKIIALSIISNSVNLTLVAMGYKEGGYVPIYIPTVEFQIFSKEMAYPLPQALVLTNIVIGASMLAVMLALSIVFYKKYKTLKTSVILKED; encoded by the coding sequence ATGGATCTACAACTTGCATCCTTTATAACTGCGGGGGCTTTGGTTGTCTTGGGATTGTACGGTTTTTTCTTCGTAGATAATGTGATCAAAAAGATCATTGCCTTATCAATTATAAGTAACAGTGTTAACCTTACATTGGTGGCAATGGGGTATAAGGAAGGGGGATACGTCCCTATATATATCCCTACTGTTGAGTTTCAGATATTCTCTAAGGAGATGGCCTATCCCCTTCCCCAGGCACTTGTTCTAACTAACATAGTTATTGGAGCCTCAATGTTGGCGGTGATGTTGGCCCTATCTATAGTCTTTTATAAGAAGTATAAAACACTGAAAACCTCTGTTATCCTAAAGGAGGACTAA
- the ehbF gene encoding energy conserving hydrogenase EhbF: MNLLPLIVVVPLIMAIIFSYIYRSKYVRSLTLLMALVLLILPFLGTYGPYFFGGHGITFIEGIPLVSGILYTLNPLKEILLFTLMLIGSLVLILSTKEKNLSGVFTSLVLMGLASVSAVILTEDLFNLYVFYEIAAIAQAGLVILAGTENAYRSAFKYLLVGTMAGSILLLGVGLLLSATGTLNIGDMGRYLALNPLTPTVYGGLLMLIVGLAYGGGLPPFHTLKVDLYARAKPFVSAILQTYSKFVLIALMLVILKLFGNLPIFNTIRGVLIALSVIAMVFGTVMALLQEDYRKLLAYHTISQGGYVALGLALGTPLGIVAGIFHGINHALYKSALFIGAHIVDKVRSSDMRKVGGLLLTIPIVAFLMLFAKFASIGIPPFNGFQSKLLLAEAVMGANIPELVVLMLIVSIGTFLYMMKAFYLIFLKPCGEEQLKEYRDVKISKYHIFSLGLLVVLCLILGVYPDIVLDRLYPIGEEIGISWVLR; the protein is encoded by the coding sequence ATGAACCTTCTCCCCTTGATAGTAGTTGTCCCTCTCATTATGGCGATAATTTTTAGTTATATCTACAGGAGTAAATATGTCAGATCTCTTACACTTTTAATGGCATTGGTTCTCCTTATTCTCCCCTTCCTTGGAACCTACGGTCCCTACTTCTTCGGAGGACATGGTATAACATTCATAGAGGGCATTCCCCTTGTATCTGGGATCCTCTATACATTAAATCCTCTAAAGGAGATCCTGCTATTTACACTGATGTTGATAGGTTCCTTAGTACTTATACTATCCACCAAGGAGAAGAATCTAAGTGGAGTTTTCACATCCTTGGTGTTGATGGGACTTGCAAGTGTCTCTGCAGTGATACTAACTGAGGATCTCTTCAACCTATATGTATTCTACGAGATTGCGGCAATTGCACAGGCAGGTTTGGTTATTTTAGCAGGTACAGAGAATGCCTACAGATCTGCCTTTAAATATCTCCTAGTTGGAACTATGGCAGGATCTATACTACTTCTGGGAGTAGGACTCCTACTATCTGCAACTGGTACCTTGAATATAGGGGATATGGGGAGGTATCTTGCCCTTAATCCATTAACTCCTACTGTATATGGAGGTTTATTGATGTTAATAGTTGGTTTAGCCTATGGAGGAGGACTTCCTCCCTTTCATACCTTAAAGGTGGATCTGTACGCCAGGGCTAAGCCTTTTGTATCTGCTATACTTCAAACCTACTCAAAGTTTGTACTTATTGCACTAATGTTAGTTATATTGAAGTTGTTTGGAAACCTCCCTATCTTCAACACTATCCGAGGGGTGTTGATAGCGCTCTCTGTAATTGCCATGGTATTTGGGACAGTTATGGCACTACTTCAGGAGGACTATAGAAAACTTCTGGCCTACCATACTATAAGCCAGGGAGGTTATGTTGCATTAGGATTGGCCCTTGGAACTCCTTTAGGTATTGTAGCAGGGATATTCCACGGGATAAACCATGCCCTCTACAAGAGTGCCCTCTTTATCGGCGCCCATATTGTGGATAAGGTAAGATCCTCAGACATGAGAAAGGTTGGGGGACTACTATTAACCATACCCATCGTAGCATTTCTAATGTTATTTGCCAAGTTTGCAAGTATTGGAATTCCGCCCTTTAACGGCTTTCAGAGTAAGTTACTACTTGCAGAGGCTGTAATGGGTGCAAATATACCAGAACTTGTAGTTCTAATGTTGATCGTCAGTATAGGTACATTCCTCTATATGATGAAGGCATTCTATCTCATATTCTTGAAGCCCTGTGGTGAGGAGCAACTTAAGGAGTACAGGGATGTTAAAATTTCGAAATATCATATATTTTCCTTGGGGTTGTTGGTTGTACTCTGTTTAATACTTGGTGTCTATCCTGACATAGTATTGGATAGGTTGTATCCTATAGGTGAGGAGATCGGTATTAGTTGGGTTTTAAGATAA
- a CDS encoding MnhB domain-containing protein: MRISVSREVAVSLSFLLFGAGVFYSIYSIDVVEGVNAVYTNTLIIPNFVSAVLFDWRGFDTLGECLILITSVLVTGVVFGKGLFNRDFLKEIYSNEDCKDVDLGFTPIIKVLAVPMGVLLMALGIVVILGGHITPGGGFQGGALISAGYILTMVAFGRKDCPVRFSHKFLESLESFGALLFLILGLIGIIISGYYLFNITDIYGINPFPSPSGIGDVGIIPYLNIGVGLKVLAGLSTITTLLISQRIILKNIGKG, encoded by the coding sequence ATGAGGATCTCTGTAAGTAGGGAGGTTGCAGTTTCCCTATCCTTTCTCCTCTTTGGTGCAGGTGTATTTTACTCCATCTACAGTATTGATGTAGTTGAAGGTGTGAATGCAGTATATACTAATACCTTGATAATTCCCAACTTTGTAAGTGCTGTACTCTTCGATTGGAGGGGATTCGATACCCTTGGGGAGTGTCTAATACTGATAACTTCAGTGTTAGTTACTGGGGTGGTATTTGGAAAGGGACTCTTTAACAGGGATTTCCTTAAAGAGATATATAGTAATGAGGATTGTAAAGATGTTGATCTGGGATTTACTCCTATAATAAAGGTCTTGGCAGTACCTATGGGAGTTTTACTTATGGCCTTAGGGATCGTTGTAATACTTGGGGGACATATTACACCTGGAGGAGGATTTCAGGGGGGTGCCTTGATATCTGCAGGGTATATTTTAACTATGGTGGCATTTGGTAGGAAGGATTGTCCAGTGAGATTCTCCCATAAGTTCTTGGAATCCCTAGAGAGTTTTGGAGCCCTCCTGTTCCTTATACTGGGATTGATAGGCATTATAATTTCAGGGTACTATCTGTTTAACATCACTGATATCTATGGGATAAATCCCTTTCCCTCTCCTTCAGGGATAGGAGATGTAGGTATTATTCCCTACTTAAATATAGGAGTAGGTTTGAAGGTACTTGCAGGGTTATCCACAATAACAACCCTCCTTATCTCCCAGAGGATTATTTTAAAAAACATAGGGAAGGGATAA
- a CDS encoding 4Fe-4S binding protein, whose amino-acid sequence MIITDVFKCLKDERCTEGSKDKNTPICVEVCPTGAVVIIDDKSYSCITCGTCARECPNKAIKKNKFGGYYVDRRRCNGCRTCEILCPIGIIKMEKEEKVINNRRKEVVYPKGICVMCGLCVEVCPHSARRFFYSGDLKDRKNRALLDKYIQILARIGKKEKLPIEEKGELKPKRVSNLRTSIYIDRDLCKNCGRCIYLCPRETILEKDTVDGCTRCNICGDVCPKGAIVEGVVDEEKCVLCWNCIRKCPKDALRIENFKVVKVKDDKKTIPSRYCINCGLCADNCPRGALRVKDGRILYDESICDLCETCVKVCPQEVRIKRDKKITGACTLCGICIEECPEKAISFKKVEKFQVIRDERCIYCGTCGDVCPVDAITVKIKLRKGDKDTGEVIFNENCVMCEKCAIHCPRDVIPNTTGYKKVVDRENSYIWTDFDLCIRCGLCNRICPVDAVDMGDIDEERCEYCSACANICPTNAINIYRTWVEKKM is encoded by the coding sequence ATGATAATAACAGATGTATTCAAGTGTCTGAAGGATGAGAGATGTACAGAGGGATCTAAGGATAAAAATACGCCTATCTGTGTTGAGGTATGTCCTACCGGTGCTGTTGTTATAATAGATGATAAATCTTACTCCTGTATAACTTGTGGTACCTGTGCAAGGGAGTGTCCAAATAAGGCTATTAAAAAAAACAAATTTGGAGGTTATTACGTAGATAGGAGAAGGTGCAACGGATGTAGAACCTGTGAGATTCTCTGTCCCATTGGTATAATAAAGATGGAGAAGGAGGAGAAGGTAATTAATAATAGGAGGAAGGAAGTAGTCTATCCTAAGGGTATCTGTGTAATGTGTGGTTTATGTGTAGAGGTGTGTCCCCATAGTGCCAGGAGATTCTTCTACAGTGGAGATCTGAAGGATAGAAAGAACAGGGCACTTCTAGATAAATATATACAGATACTGGCTAGGATTGGAAAAAAGGAGAAACTGCCTATTGAAGAGAAGGGAGAATTAAAACCTAAGAGGGTTTCCAACCTTAGAACATCTATATACATAGATAGGGATCTCTGTAAAAACTGTGGTAGATGTATCTATCTATGTCCAAGAGAGACAATATTAGAGAAGGATACTGTAGATGGCTGTACAAGATGCAATATATGTGGTGATGTATGCCCAAAGGGTGCTATAGTTGAAGGAGTGGTAGATGAGGAGAAGTGTGTCCTATGTTGGAACTGTATAAGGAAATGTCCCAAGGATGCTCTAAGGATAGAGAACTTCAAGGTAGTTAAAGTTAAAGATGATAAAAAAACCATACCATCGAGGTACTGTATAAACTGTGGGTTATGTGCAGATAACTGTCCAAGGGGAGCCTTAAGGGTTAAGGACGGTAGGATCCTCTACGACGAGAGTATATGTGATCTATGTGAAACCTGTGTAAAGGTATGTCCTCAGGAGGTTAGGATAAAGAGAGATAAAAAAATCACTGGAGCCTGTACCCTCTGTGGTATATGTATAGAGGAGTGTCCAGAGAAAGCAATATCCTTTAAAAAGGTTGAGAAGTTCCAGGTTATCAGAGATGAGAGATGTATATATTGTGGCACCTGTGGAGATGTATGTCCAGTGGACGCCATAACTGTAAAGATAAAACTTAGAAAGGGAGATAAGGATACAGGAGAGGTAATTTTTAACGAGAACTGTGTAATGTGTGAGAAGTGTGCAATTCACTGTCCAAGGGATGTTATACCAAATACTACAGGTTATAAAAAAGTTGTAGATAGGGAGAATTCCTACATCTGGACAGACTTTGATCTCTGTATTAGATGTGGGTTGTGCAACAGGATATGTCCAGTGGATGCTGTAGATATGGGAGACATAGATGAGGAGAGATGTGAATACTGCTCCGCCTGTGCAAATATATGTCCTACCAATGCTATCAACATCTACAGAACCTGGGTGGAGAAGAAGATGTGA
- a CDS encoding 4Fe-4S binding protein — MDQSLKNLAKLVILGAYKNIERILLGTDTYTSREMRKEILSGVKLPRYILEDLCIGCAGCANACPTGCIQMKKIEPVKLSDNYVKKSIPVMDPTKCIYCLYCHDFCPVFSIFNEISPIHPRDVGEEYVEVDLSKIFEKPVDIPESQLKKIASILSINLRKLMKDRGK, encoded by the coding sequence ATGGATCAATCCCTTAAAAACCTCGCCAAACTGGTGATCCTAGGTGCCTATAAAAACATAGAGAGGATACTCTTAGGTACAGATACCTACACCTCAAGGGAGATGAGGAAGGAGATACTCTCAGGGGTGAAACTACCAAGGTATATTTTAGAGGATCTCTGTATCGGATGTGCAGGGTGTGCCAATGCCTGCCCGACAGGATGTATCCAGATGAAAAAGATCGAACCTGTTAAGTTATCTGACAACTATGTGAAAAAGAGTATTCCTGTAATGGACCCTACAAAGTGTATATACTGTCTATACTGCCATGACTTCTGTCCCGTGTTCTCCATATTCAACGAGATATCCCCTATACATCCAAGGGATGTAGGAGAGGAGTACGTAGAGGTGGATCTCTCCAAGATCTTTGAGAAGCCTGTAGATATTCCTGAAAGTCAGTTGAAAAAGATCGCCAGTATCCTCTCTATAAATCTTAGAAAGTTGATGAAAGATAGGGGGAAGTGA